A region of Methanocorpusculum labreanum Z DNA encodes the following proteins:
- a CDS encoding formate dehydrogenase accessory sulfurtransferase FdhD → MTAFLNGLLNEQPVSLTVNGRGLVTVMMLKDMTEEFAAGYLTTEGIVPYADIESVMQTETGVSVLTKNPFKVLLPKKSVVSGCGGTASYLDPEKLPVLESCIPVPKDILNHTFSSEVIKAGGFGAAAFAEGMGAACAEDIGQFTALDKVVGRLLLEGIPPESTAVLVSGKVTADLVRKCLHAKISVLASKLPPTHLAAEVAKNGKLTLVY, encoded by the coding sequence ATGACAGCATTTCTGAATGGTTTACTGAATGAACAGCCGGTTTCCCTGACGGTAAACGGACGGGGGCTTGTGACCGTGATGATGCTGAAAGACATGACCGAGGAGTTTGCGGCCGGGTATCTGACGACGGAAGGGATCGTGCCGTATGCGGATATCGAGTCGGTGATGCAGACGGAAACGGGCGTGAGCGTGCTGACGAAGAATCCGTTCAAGGTCCTGCTGCCGAAAAAAAGCGTGGTCTCGGGTTGCGGGGGGACGGCGTCCTATCTGGATCCGGAGAAGCTGCCGGTGCTTGAGTCCTGCATCCCGGTCCCAAAGGATATTTTGAACCATACATTTTCCAGCGAGGTTATCAAAGCAGGAGGGTTTGGGGCGGCGGCGTTTGCCGAAGGAATGGGCGCGGCATGTGCGGAAGATATCGGGCAGTTTACGGCTTTGGACAAGGTGGTCGGCCGGCTCCTTTTGGAAGGGATCCCGCCGGAAAGCACCGCAGTCCTTGTCTCGGGAAAAGTGACGGCAGACCTCGTTAGAAAATGTCTGCATGCAAAGATCTCGGTGCTGGCGTCGAAATTGCCGCCGACCCATCTCGCGGCCGAAGTGGCCAAGAACGGCAAGCTGACGCTGGTGTATTGA
- a CDS encoding DUF126 domain-containing protein: protein MLIQGRSIAKGTGTGPLLITDTPISFLGGVDPKTGIVIDETHPLFGKSVAGKVLVFPYGKGSTVGSYVLYALAKNHVAPAAIINTECETIIATGAIIAEIPTVDRLKGDLPKDGIVTVDGTSGTVSFAQCG from the coding sequence ATGTTAATACAGGGACGAAGCATTGCAAAAGGGACCGGAACCGGCCCTCTCCTGATAACCGATACACCCATATCCTTCCTCGGAGGCGTCGATCCGAAAACCGGCATCGTCATCGACGAAACCCACCCCCTCTTCGGCAAATCGGTCGCCGGAAAAGTCCTGGTATTCCCGTACGGAAAAGGTTCGACCGTCGGCTCCTATGTCTTATATGCCCTCGCGAAAAACCATGTCGCTCCTGCCGCGATCATCAACACCGAATGCGAAACGATCATCGCGACCGGGGCGATCATTGCGGAGATCCCGACCGTCGACCGCCTCAAGGGCGATCTTCCAAAAGACGGGATCGTCACCGTTGACGGAACCAGCGGGACGGTCTCTTTCGCACAATGCGGGTAA